Proteins co-encoded in one Candidatus Delongbacteria bacterium genomic window:
- a CDS encoding DUF3472 domain-containing protein, with translation MRIIIIIVFIVNILNAQVDHTKAARSVHLVYETNESNAIYNEITPIKSQMGTYFCVIGFNHGYYGIQEREDGKWIIFSIWDPGTQDNPDEVEENSRVRLLYKNDDMVIGRFGNEGTGGQSFYKFDWNIGETYKFLVTSEIMDKRTAYTAHFFDNTKNEWIKLVTFDTITNGDNLKGIYSFVEDFRRNGKSIDESREAEYQNCFMRDFNGKWFGVSKAKFTADSNTWTNIDAGKRGSRFYLKTGGKISMTRELWSIIDIKPFTFGE, from the coding sequence ATGAGAATTATTATAATAATTGTTTTTATAGTGAATATACTGAATGCTCAAGTGGATCATACTAAAGCAGCAAGATCAGTTCATCTGGTTTATGAAACTAATGAATCTAACGCTATTTACAATGAAATCACTCCTATAAAATCTCAAATGGGAACTTATTTTTGTGTTATAGGTTTTAATCATGGTTATTATGGTATTCAGGAAAGAGAGGATGGTAAATGGATAATCTTTTCAATCTGGGATCCAGGTACACAAGATAATCCAGATGAAGTTGAAGAAAATAGCAGAGTTAGACTTCTATATAAAAATGATGATATGGTTATTGGTCGTTTTGGAAATGAAGGTACAGGCGGACAAAGTTTTTATAAATTTGATTGGAATATTGGAGAAACCTACAAGTTTCTTGTTACTTCAGAAATTATGGACAAAAGAACAGCCTATACAGCACACTTTTTTGATAATACTAAAAATGAGTGGATAAAGTTGGTCACTTTTGATACAATAACAAATGGTGATAATTTGAAAGGGATATATTCGTTCGTAGAAGACTTTAGAAGAAATGGGAAAAGCATCGATGAGAGTAGAGAAGCTGAATATCAAAATTGCTTTATGAGAGATTTTAATGGAAAGTGGTTCGGAGTATCAAAGGCTAAGTTCACAGCAGATTCAAATACTTGGACGAATATCGATGCTGGTAAGAGAGGCTCAAGGTTTTATCTTAAAACTGGAGGTAAAATAAGTATGACAAGAGAACTGTGGTCAATAATAGATATCAAACCTTTTACTTTTGGAGAATAG
- the purQ gene encoding phosphoribosylformylglycinamidine synthase I, with translation MTPKVMILITDGINCNVEMGRAFYLAGAEPVEIHLNDLLAKPDMIHDYHILAFPGGFSYGDDIKSGKIFATKLLNITSELKRFLDDKKLIIGICNGFQVITTLGITPYNNYGTPDVSLYWNNSAKFECRWVDVKISEKVKSPWLESMNGKTIKIQAAHAEGRLLTSTEEDYKALFTKNLVAFQYVDSKGRATEEYPLNPNGSKDGVAGIVDVTGQVLGMMPHPERNIEKFHHPDFRNLPSDYTPEGLQIFINGVNYIKSLN, from the coding sequence ATGACACCAAAAGTTATGATATTAATTACAGATGGTATAAATTGTAACGTGGAAATGGGTAGAGCATTCTATCTTGCAGGTGCAGAACCTGTAGAAATTCACCTTAACGATCTTCTTGCAAAACCTGACATGATTCATGATTATCACATACTTGCTTTTCCTGGTGGTTTTTCATATGGAGATGATATTAAATCCGGTAAAATTTTTGCCACAAAGCTATTGAACATTACTTCTGAACTTAAGAGATTTCTCGATGACAAAAAACTTATTATTGGTATCTGTAATGGTTTTCAGGTTATAACAACTTTGGGTATCACACCGTATAATAATTACGGTACTCCTGATGTTTCGTTGTACTGGAACAACTCTGCAAAATTCGAATGCAGATGGGTCGATGTTAAAATTTCTGAAAAAGTAAAATCCCCATGGCTTGAATCGATGAATGGTAAGACTATAAAAATTCAGGCAGCTCATGCAGAAGGTAGACTTTTAACTTCCACGGAAGAAGATTATAAAGCTTTGTTTACAAAAAACCTTGTAGCTTTTCAGTATGTAGATAGTAAAGGTAGAGCCACTGAAGAGTACCCTCTGAATCCTAATGGTTCGAAAGACGGAGTTGCTGGGATTGTTGATGTTACAGGACAGGTTTTAGGAATGATGCCTCACCCAGAAAGAAATATTGAGAAGTTTCACCATCCTGATTTTAGAAACCTTCCATCTGATTACACTCCAGAAGGTCTCCAGATTTTTATAAATGGTGTTAACTATATAAAATCCTTAAATTAA